From Streptomyces sp. Edi4, one genomic window encodes:
- a CDS encoding NAD(P)/FAD-dependent oxidoreductase, with the protein MTGADNNTKDRTSYDVIVIGGGAGGLNTALVLARARRTVAVVDAGEPRNAPSAHMHSFLSRDGVPPSTVLEIGRTEIARYGAVRIEGRVDQVEAGDGGGYVVRLDGGASLNARHVVLATGLRDQLPEIPGVRAMWGEDVHFCPYCHGYEVRDRPIVVLGVHPASPGQALLLRQWSPHIVYVPHSRPLTEEERERMDARGVEVVEGPVSTLLSKEGRLYAVELADGRTLECGGVFLFPNMTPNDGAFDGLGCERNEQGWLVTDPAGRTTRPGLWAVGNVVDSRAQAVTAAGMGAQAAFFLNHDLVDEEIERDLAAHRAATGRASDTPVPTS; encoded by the coding sequence GGGCGGGCTGAACACCGCGCTCGTGCTCGCGCGAGCCCGTCGCACCGTCGCCGTCGTCGACGCGGGGGAGCCGCGCAACGCTCCCTCGGCCCATATGCACAGCTTCCTCTCCCGTGACGGCGTCCCCCCGTCCACCGTCCTCGAGATCGGCCGCACGGAGATCGCGCGCTACGGCGCGGTCCGGATCGAGGGCCGGGTGGACCAGGTGGAGGCCGGCGACGGCGGGGGGTACGTGGTCCGTCTCGACGGCGGCGCGAGCCTGAACGCCCGCCACGTCGTGCTCGCCACCGGCCTGCGCGACCAGCTGCCCGAGATCCCGGGTGTACGCGCGATGTGGGGCGAGGACGTGCACTTCTGCCCGTACTGCCACGGCTACGAGGTCCGCGACCGCCCGATCGTCGTGCTCGGAGTGCACCCCGCCTCCCCCGGCCAGGCGCTGCTGCTTCGCCAGTGGTCGCCGCACATCGTGTACGTACCGCACAGCCGGCCGCTCACCGAAGAGGAGCGCGAGCGCATGGACGCGCGCGGGGTCGAGGTCGTCGAGGGCCCGGTCTCCACGCTCCTGAGCAAGGAAGGCAGGCTGTACGCCGTCGAGCTCGCCGACGGGCGGACGCTGGAGTGCGGCGGGGTGTTCCTCTTCCCGAACATGACGCCCAACGACGGGGCCTTCGACGGCCTCGGGTGCGAGCGCAACGAGCAGGGCTGGCTGGTGACCGACCCGGCGGGCCGCACCACCCGCCCCGGCCTGTGGGCCGTGGGCAATGTGGTGGACTCGCGCGCCCAGGCCGTCACGGCGGCCGGCATGGGCGCCCAGGCCGCCTTCTTCCTCAACCACGACCTCGTGGACGAGGAGATCGAGCGCGACCTCGCCGCGCACCGCGCCGCCACCGGCCGCGCGTCCGACACGCCCGTGCCCACGTCCTGA
- a CDS encoding XRE family transcriptional regulator: MEQSLTIAQALSAVGPRLKRARTARGVTLAALSEATGISKSTLSRLEGGQRRPSLELLLPIAQAHRVPLDELVGAPEVGDPRVRLKAHAVNGNTVLPLTRQPGPLQSYKMVLPASRDTPELCTHEGYEWLYVLSGRLRLVLADHDLILEAGEVAEFETRLPHWFGSAGESPVEVLSLFGRQGERMHVRAHPARPAPAPGG, translated from the coding sequence GTGGAGCAGTCACTGACGATCGCCCAGGCCCTGTCCGCCGTCGGCCCCCGGCTCAAGCGCGCGCGCACCGCTCGTGGTGTCACCCTCGCCGCGCTGTCGGAGGCCACCGGAATCTCCAAGAGCACCCTGTCCCGCCTCGAAGGGGGGCAGCGCAGACCCAGCCTCGAACTGCTGCTGCCCATAGCCCAGGCCCACCGGGTCCCCCTGGACGAACTGGTGGGCGCGCCCGAGGTGGGCGATCCTCGCGTCCGGCTGAAGGCGCACGCCGTGAACGGCAACACGGTGCTTCCGCTGACCCGCCAGCCGGGTCCCTTGCAGAGTTACAAGATGGTCCTGCCGGCCAGCCGCGACACCCCTGAACTGTGCACGCACGAAGGGTATGAGTGGCTGTACGTGCTCTCGGGGCGGCTGCGGCTGGTCCTGGCCGACCACGATCTGATCCTGGAGGCCGGCGAGGTGGCCGAGTTCGAGACCCGGCTGCCGCACTGGTTCGGCAGCGCCGGGGAGAGCCCGGTCGAGGTCCTGAGCCTCTTCGGCCGCCAGGGCGAGCGCATGCACGTACGTGCGCACCCGGCACGGCCCGCGCCCGCCCCCGGCGGGTGA
- a CDS encoding acyl-CoA dehydrogenase family protein, which translates to MARSRYEAEHEQFRVTCREFLTREVLPHHARWEREGIVDREVWRKAGRAGLLGIGVDPEYGGGGESDYRYPAVLSQEIMWARATAPGFVAHNDIIATYLDQRTTPEQRKRWLPGLCSGELIAAIAMSEPDAGSNVADIRTTAVRDGDCYVLNGQKTFITNGENSDVIVVAAKTAPERGAQGISLIVVERGAPGFTRGRRMEKLGWHASDTCELFFDDCRVPADNLLGKENAGLAYMMAALPRERLSIATVAVGAAERMVTDTLEYAKTREAFGQTIGSFQHTRFQLATMDTELTIAQVFLDHCVAELNAGRLSVTDAAKVKWWTTELQVDIANRCLQIHGGYGYLKESPISREWANSRVQTIYGGTTEVMKELIGRSLGL; encoded by the coding sequence ATGGCACGCAGTCGGTACGAGGCCGAGCACGAGCAGTTCCGCGTGACCTGCCGGGAGTTCTTGACCCGGGAGGTGCTGCCCCACCACGCCCGCTGGGAGCGGGAGGGCATCGTGGACCGGGAGGTGTGGCGCAAGGCCGGCCGGGCGGGGCTCCTCGGCATCGGCGTGGACCCCGAGTACGGCGGGGGCGGCGAGAGCGACTACCGCTACCCGGCGGTGCTGTCGCAGGAGATCATGTGGGCCCGCGCGACGGCGCCCGGTTTCGTGGCGCACAACGACATCATCGCCACCTATCTGGATCAGCGGACCACCCCCGAGCAGCGCAAGAGGTGGCTTCCGGGGCTCTGTTCGGGCGAGCTGATCGCGGCCATCGCGATGAGCGAGCCCGACGCGGGCTCCAACGTCGCCGACATCCGCACCACGGCCGTCCGCGACGGCGACTGCTATGTCCTGAACGGGCAGAAGACGTTCATCACCAACGGCGAGAACTCCGATGTCATCGTGGTCGCCGCCAAGACCGCCCCCGAGCGCGGCGCGCAGGGCATCAGCCTGATCGTGGTGGAGCGCGGCGCGCCGGGCTTCACCCGGGGCCGGCGCATGGAGAAGCTGGGCTGGCACGCCAGTGACACCTGCGAGCTGTTCTTCGACGACTGCCGGGTACCGGCCGACAACCTGCTCGGCAAGGAGAACGCGGGCCTTGCCTACATGATGGCCGCGCTCCCCCGGGAACGGCTGAGCATCGCCACCGTGGCGGTGGGCGCGGCCGAGCGGATGGTGACGGACACCCTTGAGTACGCCAAGACCCGCGAGGCCTTCGGCCAGACCATCGGCAGCTTCCAGCACACTCGCTTCCAACTGGCCACCATGGACACCGAGTTGACGATTGCTCAGGTGTTCCTCGATCACTGTGTGGCCGAACTCAACGCCGGGCGGCTCTCGGTGACGGACGCCGCGAAGGTGAAGTGGTGGACGACCGAGCTCCAGGTCGACATCGCCAACCGCTGCCTGCAAATTCACGGGGGCTACGGCTATCTGAAGGAGAGCCCCATCTCCCGCGAGTGGGCCAACAGCCGGGTGCAGACGATCTACGGCGGAACCACGGAGGTGATGAAGGAGCTGATCGGCCGCTCCCTGGGCCTGTGA
- a CDS encoding thioesterase domain-containing protein, with protein MRPQSRPPVRLYGFPHAGATSLVYRAWQPLGEPHLLVRGVDAPGRGTRRQERGAAGFQALVRCMAEQVVADLLTERERVPGLRWATFGHSFGSTTSLAVAAEVTRQVGLAPERAVLSGAVPPALQRPGPLLDSVSDEELLARTAADGGTPSAVLANPTMSRMLLGMLREDDAVRAEFAREAGELRVDFPLTLIAARQDVYAPPEKVWQWAAHSTAAVHRVEIDGGHFAAVQRPKDTLAIIVDDIDPGQR; from the coding sequence GTGCGACCCCAATCAAGGCCCCCGGTACGGCTCTACGGATTTCCGCACGCCGGGGCGACCTCCCTGGTCTACCGCGCCTGGCAGCCGCTGGGCGAGCCACATCTGCTGGTGCGGGGCGTGGACGCGCCGGGCCGTGGCACCCGCCGCCAAGAACGCGGGGCGGCCGGCTTCCAGGCTCTCGTACGGTGCATGGCCGAGCAGGTGGTGGCCGACCTGCTGACGGAACGGGAGCGGGTGCCGGGCCTGCGCTGGGCGACCTTCGGGCACAGCTTCGGCTCGACCACGAGCCTCGCGGTGGCCGCGGAGGTCACCCGCCAGGTGGGTCTCGCGCCGGAGCGGGCCGTGCTGTCCGGGGCGGTGCCGCCCGCCCTCCAGCGGCCCGGCCCGCTCCTGGACTCGGTGTCCGACGAGGAACTGCTCGCCAGGACCGCCGCCGACGGCGGCACCCCCTCCGCCGTTCTCGCCAACCCCACGATGAGCCGGATGCTGCTCGGGATGCTCCGCGAGGACGACGCGGTCCGGGCCGAGTTCGCGCGGGAGGCCGGCGAGCTGCGGGTGGACTTCCCGCTCACCCTGATCGCGGCCCGGCAGGACGTCTACGCGCCGCCGGAGAAGGTCTGGCAGTGGGCCGCGCACAGCACGGCCGCCGTCCACCGGGTCGAGATCGACGGCGGTCACTTCGCCGCCGTGCAGCGGCCCAAGGACACGCTGGCCATCATCGTCGACGACATCGACCCCGGGCAGAGGTGA
- a CDS encoding GMC family oxidoreductase N-terminal domain-containing protein, with product MSTRHDNAAPAREWEYVIVGAGSAGAVTAARLAERDCGDVLLIEAGDDQPRPRDRSHPLADAGRLVLAGHNWDYRANLRTSSRWDDLVGQGAGAGQAPLGRPANRALWERFPYQLGKVVGGGSAVNGAIALRGLPRDFAVWEAAGNPDWSWERVLPFYKDIENDADFPGRLHGDSGPLPISRTPRGEVHALDAAFWEECNRQGVTDLPDLNGGSEAGVGPIPGNTVDGERIDAATAFLDGARNLPNLHLRTGVRVTRVLFERNRAVGVEIEADGALTEIRARHVVLSAGAVGTPVILQRSGVGSAALLRALDITPVADLPGVGRDLVDHPSVVIWSKPADGVCTPGLPWRQVAARMSSGFDDDVDIQVGLLNNVESHTIPGFADRLGWPLVVGMSVMLMRPRSRGRVFLDSRDPGASPVIELGIGTDPEDVERLCHGVRRTWNFLNSPGLSSRLTKTQFWSDRMVANDGVVRSGVRHIMNPGWHAAGSCRMGREDDPAAVTDQEGRVYGTENLRIVDASLFPAIPSAPTNLTTLMLAEKLARSTKE from the coding sequence GTGAGTACCCGCCATGACAACGCCGCCCCGGCCCGCGAATGGGAGTACGTGATCGTCGGCGCGGGCTCCGCCGGCGCCGTGACCGCAGCCCGGCTCGCCGAACGGGACTGCGGGGACGTCCTGCTCATCGAGGCCGGCGACGACCAGCCGCGCCCCCGCGACCGCTCGCACCCGCTGGCCGACGCCGGGCGCCTCGTGCTGGCGGGCCACAACTGGGACTACCGCGCCAACCTGCGCACCAGCAGCCGCTGGGACGACCTGGTCGGGCAGGGCGCGGGCGCCGGTCAGGCGCCGCTCGGCCGGCCGGCCAACCGGGCCCTGTGGGAACGCTTCCCCTATCAGCTCGGCAAGGTCGTCGGCGGTGGCTCGGCGGTCAACGGCGCGATCGCCCTGCGCGGTCTGCCCCGTGACTTCGCGGTCTGGGAGGCCGCCGGCAACCCCGACTGGTCCTGGGAGCGTGTCCTGCCCTTCTACAAGGACATCGAGAACGACGCCGACTTCCCCGGCCGGCTGCACGGCGACAGCGGGCCGCTGCCGATCAGCCGCACCCCGCGCGGCGAGGTGCACGCGCTGGACGCGGCGTTCTGGGAGGAGTGCAACCGCCAGGGCGTCACCGACCTCCCCGACCTCAACGGCGGCAGCGAGGCGGGCGTCGGCCCGATCCCCGGCAACACCGTGGACGGGGAACGCATCGACGCGGCCACCGCCTTCCTCGACGGCGCCCGCAATCTGCCCAACCTCCATCTGCGCACCGGCGTCCGGGTCACCCGGGTGCTGTTCGAGCGGAACCGGGCCGTCGGCGTGGAGATCGAGGCCGACGGCGCGCTCACCGAGATCCGGGCCCGCCATGTCGTGCTCAGCGCCGGGGCCGTGGGCACCCCCGTCATCCTGCAACGCTCGGGCGTCGGCAGTGCCGCTCTGCTGCGGGCCCTGGACATCACTCCCGTGGCGGACCTGCCCGGGGTGGGCCGTGATCTGGTGGACCATCCCTCGGTCGTCATCTGGTCCAAGCCGGCCGACGGGGTGTGCACCCCGGGCCTGCCCTGGCGCCAGGTCGCGGCCAGGATGAGCAGCGGCTTCGACGACGACGTGGACATCCAGGTGGGGCTGCTCAACAACGTCGAGAGCCACACCATCCCGGGCTTCGCCGACCGGCTCGGCTGGCCGCTGGTCGTCGGCATGTCGGTGATGCTGATGCGCCCGCGCTCCCGTGGCCGGGTCTTCCTCGACAGCCGCGACCCGGGCGCCTCCCCCGTCATCGAGCTGGGCATCGGCACCGACCCCGAGGACGTGGAGCGGCTGTGCCACGGGGTGCGCCGCACCTGGAACTTCCTGAACTCGCCCGGCCTTTCGAGCCGGCTGACCAAGACGCAGTTCTGGAGCGACCGGATGGTCGCCAACGACGGGGTCGTACGCAGCGGGGTGCGCCACATCATGAACCCCGGCTGGCACGCGGCCGGTTCGTGCCGGATGGGCCGCGAGGACGATCCCGCGGCGGTCACCGACCAGGAGGGGCGGGTGTACGGCACCGAGAACCTGCGGATCGTCGACGCCTCGCTCTTCCCCGCGATCCCGAGTGCGCCCACCAATCTGACCACTTTGATGCTGGCCGAGAAGCTGGCCCGGAGCACGAAGGAGTGA
- a CDS encoding amino acid adenylation domain-containing protein has translation MEDLFAQLRGQDGHPRLDDTRLPDLKPRPEHRHEPFPLTDIQQAYLIGRHRGLELGGISSQYYLEFDCPALDVDRLTVALRKVVERHDALRTVAGPDQTQRVLAAHEVDPYVIHAGDLRGRASEEQEAELARIRAELTDQVLPVDRAPLFDIRATLLDGGRMRLHLAVDLLFLDMRGLYRLLGEWRRHYDEPSWAPEPLELSFRDYVLAQEELRGDTLGEEAEEYWTSRLDTLPPAPELPLAVAPEQLGTPRFVRHRAVLAPQRWAALRASAERHGLTASGVLLAAYAEVVRTWSRRQEFTLTVTQFHRLGLHPQLGSVMGDFLAPSLLAVGGRPDETFEERARGVQRQALEDLAHSAHGGIRVLRDLARRREDNRASMPVVFSSTLGAGAPDAGRLESFGDLVHDHSRTPQVWLENQILELDDRLSVNWNAVEGLFPEGTLEAMFEAYVTLLDRLVDDASVWEATRGIVPLPSAQATERERANATTQDIEPALLHELVADAAARRPGHIAVITPGAETTYRALTEDAHRLAHRLIEGPGAGPNEIVAVSMRPGAAQFSALLGVLHSGAAYVAIDPELPEERRLKLLARCSVRAVITEQDLRDKLAWPQGVSVLTLDEEATRKCSAERPARRQGHDDLAYVIFTSGSTGEPKGVMITHRSAANTVQDINRRFGVGEDDRTMALAPTGFDLSVYDLFGVLGAGGTVVVPDPARGNDIAHWSQLIGRYGVTIWNSVPAPMRMWIDSLGEGGVPRGCRLRLALLSGDWIPVDLPNRIREKLPAMRVISLGGATEGSIWSIHHPIGHVPPEWSSIPYGKPLANQTMHVFNQWLEPSPVGVTGEIHIGGVGVAQGYLGDPERTAERFLLHPVTGERVYRTGDLGRYLPGGDIEILGREDFQVKINGYRVELGEIEAALLRQPGVRTALVTAPAHARTGQRQIAAYVVPEPGADPDPAVLREALSALLPGYMVPSRFLALDTLPLTTNGKIDHKALPAPWNETSDTASARVAPRDRVEERLFALWSQQLGHGDFGVEEGFFDIGGDSLHAVGLLAHLRAEFGIGADMEQEMVEGLFMNASIESFAELIANVEESAA, from the coding sequence ATGGAGGATCTTTTCGCACAGCTGCGCGGCCAAGACGGCCACCCCCGCCTGGACGACACCCGGCTGCCCGACCTCAAGCCGCGGCCGGAGCACCGGCACGAGCCGTTCCCGCTCACGGACATCCAGCAGGCCTATCTGATCGGCCGCCACCGGGGACTCGAACTCGGCGGCATCTCCAGCCAGTACTACCTGGAGTTCGACTGTCCCGCTCTCGACGTGGACCGGCTGACCGTTGCCCTGCGCAAGGTCGTCGAGCGGCACGACGCACTGCGCACGGTGGCCGGGCCCGACCAGACCCAGCGGGTGCTCGCCGCGCACGAGGTGGACCCGTACGTCATCCACGCCGGCGATCTGCGGGGCCGCGCGAGCGAGGAGCAGGAGGCCGAACTCGCCCGCATCCGGGCGGAGTTGACGGATCAGGTGCTGCCCGTGGACCGGGCGCCACTGTTCGACATCCGCGCGACCCTGCTCGACGGGGGCCGGATGCGGCTGCACCTCGCCGTGGACCTGCTCTTCCTCGACATGCGGGGCCTGTACCGGCTCCTCGGCGAGTGGCGCCGCCACTACGACGAGCCCTCCTGGGCTCCGGAGCCCCTTGAGCTGTCCTTCCGCGACTATGTGCTCGCGCAGGAGGAGCTGCGCGGCGACACCCTGGGCGAGGAGGCCGAGGAGTACTGGACCAGCCGGCTCGACACGCTGCCCCCCGCGCCCGAGCTGCCGCTCGCCGTGGCGCCCGAGCAGCTGGGCACCCCCCGTTTCGTACGGCACCGGGCGGTGCTCGCGCCGCAGCGCTGGGCAGCTTTGCGCGCGAGCGCCGAGCGGCACGGCCTCACCGCGTCGGGTGTGCTGCTCGCCGCGTACGCCGAGGTGGTGCGGACCTGGTCGCGGCGGCAGGAGTTCACCCTGACCGTCACCCAGTTCCACCGGCTCGGGCTGCACCCGCAGCTCGGCTCCGTCATGGGTGACTTCCTTGCGCCGAGCCTGCTGGCCGTCGGCGGCCGGCCCGATGAGACCTTCGAGGAGCGGGCGCGCGGCGTGCAGCGCCAGGCGCTCGAAGATCTGGCGCACTCCGCGCACGGCGGCATCCGGGTCCTGCGCGACCTGGCCCGGCGCAGGGAGGACAACCGTGCCTCGATGCCCGTGGTCTTCTCCAGCACACTCGGCGCCGGCGCACCGGACGCGGGCCGCCTCGAGTCGTTCGGGGACCTGGTCCACGACCACAGCCGGACCCCGCAGGTGTGGCTGGAGAACCAGATCCTGGAGCTCGACGACCGGCTCAGCGTCAACTGGAACGCGGTGGAGGGCCTGTTCCCCGAGGGCACCCTTGAGGCCATGTTCGAGGCGTATGTGACGCTGCTCGACCGGCTGGTGGATGACGCCTCGGTGTGGGAGGCCACGCGCGGGATCGTGCCGCTGCCGAGCGCGCAGGCCACTGAGCGGGAGCGGGCCAACGCCACCACCCAGGACATCGAGCCGGCGCTGCTGCACGAGCTCGTCGCCGATGCGGCCGCGCGCCGCCCCGGCCACATCGCGGTCATCACCCCCGGCGCCGAGACCACCTACCGCGCGCTCACCGAGGACGCGCACCGTCTCGCGCACCGGCTCATCGAAGGTCCCGGCGCCGGGCCGAACGAGATCGTCGCCGTGTCGATGCGGCCGGGCGCCGCCCAGTTCTCCGCCCTGCTCGGCGTGCTGCACTCCGGCGCCGCCTATGTGGCCATCGACCCCGAACTGCCCGAGGAGCGGCGGCTGAAGCTGCTGGCCCGGTGCTCCGTGCGGGCCGTGATCACCGAGCAGGACCTGCGGGACAAGCTCGCCTGGCCGCAGGGGGTGAGCGTGCTCACCCTGGACGAGGAGGCCACGCGGAAGTGTTCCGCCGAGCGGCCCGCGCGCCGGCAGGGCCACGACGATCTGGCCTATGTCATCTTCACGTCGGGCTCCACCGGCGAGCCCAAGGGCGTGATGATCACCCACCGCAGCGCCGCCAACACCGTGCAGGACATCAACCGGCGCTTCGGCGTCGGTGAGGACGACCGGACGATGGCGCTCGCGCCGACCGGCTTCGACCTGTCGGTCTACGACCTCTTCGGCGTCCTGGGCGCCGGCGGCACCGTCGTGGTGCCCGACCCCGCGCGCGGCAACGACATCGCCCACTGGTCGCAGCTCATCGGCCGCTACGGCGTCACCATCTGGAACAGCGTGCCCGCGCCGATGCGCATGTGGATCGACTCGCTCGGCGAGGGCGGGGTGCCGCGCGGCTGCCGGCTGCGGCTCGCCCTGCTCAGCGGCGACTGGATCCCGGTGGACCTGCCGAACCGGATCCGCGAGAAGCTGCCCGCGATGCGGGTGATCAGTCTCGGCGGCGCCACCGAGGGCTCGATCTGGTCCATCCACCACCCGATCGGGCACGTGCCGCCCGAGTGGTCGAGCATCCCCTACGGCAAGCCGCTGGCCAACCAGACGATGCACGTGTTCAACCAGTGGCTCGAACCGTCCCCGGTCGGGGTCACCGGCGAGATCCACATCGGCGGTGTCGGCGTGGCCCAGGGCTACCTCGGCGACCCCGAGCGCACCGCCGAGCGCTTCCTTCTCCACCCGGTCACCGGGGAGCGCGTCTACCGCACCGGCGACCTCGGACGCTATCTGCCGGGCGGCGACATCGAGATCCTGGGCCGCGAGGACTTCCAGGTGAAGATCAACGGCTACCGGGTCGAGCTCGGCGAGATCGAGGCCGCGCTGCTGCGCCAGCCCGGGGTGCGCACCGCGCTCGTCACCGCGCCCGCCCACGCCCGTACCGGGCAGCGGCAGATCGCCGCCTATGTGGTGCCGGAGCCGGGCGCGGATCCGGACCCGGCCGTGCTGCGCGAGGCCCTGAGCGCTCTGCTGCCCGGCTACATGGTGCCCAGCCGGTTCCTGGCCCTCGACACCCTGCCCCTGACGACGAACGGCAAGATCGACCACAAGGCGCTGCCCGCGCCGTGGAACGAGACGTCGGACACCGCCTCCGCGCGGGTGGCGCCGCGCGACCGGGTCGAGGAGCGGCTGTTCGCGCTCTGGTCCCAGCAGCTGGGGCACGGCGACTTCGGGGTCGAGGAGGGTTTCTTCGACATCGGGGGCGACTCCCTGCACGCCGTCGGTCTGCTGGCCCATCTGCGCGCCGAGTTCGGCATCGGGGCCGACATGGAGCAGGAGATGGTCGAGGGACTGTTCATGAACGCCTCGATCGAGTCGTTCGCCGAACTGATCGCGAATGTCGAGGAGTCCGCCGCGTGA
- a CDS encoding flavoprotein, with protein MEKRNSPEKTGKRILIGATGSIAVTGLSSYIEAMRRRIAGSTFTVLLTHTAASFVSPDSLALFAERVVYGDSPAHWPTDKPSRLAGDHDILAVLPATAHTLAAAAGGAAPNRVMTVALSVDYPVVYFPVMGAKMWQKPAVQRNIARIREDGGIVNEPEWHDGFDPTTGTASHHPGLPAPDAVATVIDELLAKQR; from the coding sequence ATGGAAAAGCGAAACTCCCCGGAGAAGACCGGGAAACGCATACTCATCGGAGCCACCGGTTCCATCGCGGTGACCGGGCTTTCGTCGTACATCGAGGCGATGCGCCGAAGGATCGCGGGCAGCACGTTCACGGTCCTCCTCACGCACACCGCGGCCTCGTTCGTCTCACCCGACAGCCTCGCGCTCTTCGCCGAGCGCGTGGTGTACGGGGACTCGCCCGCGCACTGGCCGACCGACAAACCCTCCCGGCTCGCCGGCGACCACGACATCCTCGCGGTCCTGCCGGCCACCGCCCACACCCTCGCCGCCGCGGCCGGCGGCGCCGCCCCCAACCGCGTGATGACGGTGGCGCTCTCGGTGGACTACCCCGTCGTCTACTTCCCGGTGATGGGCGCCAAGATGTGGCAGAAGCCGGCCGTCCAGCGCAACATCGCGCGGATCCGCGAGGACGGCGGGATCGTGAACGAGCCCGAGTGGCACGACGGTTTCGACCCGACCACGGGCACCGCGAGCCACCACCCGGGGCTGCCGGCGCCCGACGCGGTGGCCACCGTCATCGACGAACTCCTCGCCAAACAGCGCTGA
- a CDS encoding RidA family protein yields MAVEAMDPPGLPKPYGWRQLAVGTGSRVIFLSGQTPRTADGEPVGMGDLAAQTEQVYLNIATGLEAAGATFDDVLRLTVYVVDWSLDKWEAITAGAERAAAKLGADVIRPTTLVGVATLAEPDFLIEVEATAIAS; encoded by the coding sequence ATGGCAGTCGAGGCGATGGACCCGCCCGGCCTTCCCAAGCCCTACGGATGGCGGCAGCTCGCCGTCGGTACCGGCAGCCGGGTGATATTCCTCAGCGGCCAGACCCCCCGCACCGCCGACGGCGAGCCCGTCGGCATGGGTGATCTCGCGGCCCAGACCGAACAGGTCTACCTCAACATCGCCACCGGCCTCGAAGCCGCCGGCGCCACCTTCGACGACGTACTGCGTCTGACCGTGTACGTCGTGGACTGGTCGCTGGACAAGTGGGAGGCCATCACCGCGGGCGCCGAGCGCGCCGCCGCCAAGCTGGGCGCGGACGTCATCCGTCCCACCACCCTGGTCGGGGTCGCCACGCTGGCCGAGCCCGACTTCCTCATCGAGGTCGAGGCGACCGCCATCGCCTCCTGA
- a CDS encoding FAD-dependent oxidoreductase has product MSANGNANGAGFDVAIVGNGVLGLSLAWVLAQRGQRVAVLGQPHRPWAGSTASGAMLGCFGEVTTSLLATEQGRAKLELGIQAKNLWPQWLAELEAGTEGAPVKTANGTSVILNTIGTAEIDDANYNAIRAELTRYDEPFEDVDATDVDWVDAEPISRPLRAFHIPGEHAVNSAALLERLEQAAVRAGATLVAEFATRVVHRGEQVTGVVTTSGQTISADHVTLAAGARSQELLDSLPIGSRVPRLVSGYGVSSLVKTQDGTIPDSVIRTPNRSFACGLHVVPRGDGHVYLGATNVISVEPRDTAEMRDLVFLLQCAHRQVRRNLWNSDVAKVQVGNRPVSMDGSPLLGQGGMKGLWIMTGTYRDGLHLSPLLAQDFAARILGEEPLADLDRFTPLRQPLPTGTREEIVDVLIDHQMGIGYEQDWTIPVEWHQWIEMDLRPATLAWANELDPEFTPPAELLFASRFDPELVSLLRKYYATCRENS; this is encoded by the coding sequence ATGAGCGCCAACGGGAACGCGAACGGTGCCGGCTTCGACGTCGCCATTGTCGGCAATGGAGTCCTCGGGCTTTCGCTCGCATGGGTCCTGGCACAGCGCGGACAGCGCGTCGCCGTGCTGGGCCAGCCGCACCGCCCCTGGGCCGGATCCACCGCGTCCGGAGCGATGCTCGGCTGTTTCGGTGAGGTCACCACCTCGCTGCTCGCCACCGAGCAGGGCCGCGCCAAGCTCGAACTCGGCATCCAGGCCAAGAACTTGTGGCCGCAGTGGCTCGCCGAGCTGGAGGCGGGCACCGAGGGTGCCCCGGTGAAGACGGCGAACGGCACGAGCGTCATCCTCAACACCATCGGCACGGCCGAGATCGACGACGCCAACTACAACGCCATCCGCGCCGAACTCACCCGCTACGACGAGCCCTTCGAGGACGTCGACGCCACCGACGTGGACTGGGTGGACGCCGAGCCGATCTCCCGGCCGCTGCGGGCCTTCCACATACCGGGCGAGCACGCCGTCAACTCCGCGGCACTGCTGGAGCGCCTTGAGCAGGCGGCCGTCCGGGCCGGCGCCACCCTCGTCGCCGAGTTCGCCACCCGCGTCGTGCACCGGGGCGAGCAGGTGACCGGCGTCGTCACCACCTCGGGCCAGACCATCAGCGCCGACCATGTGACGCTGGCCGCCGGCGCGCGCAGCCAGGAGCTCCTCGACAGCCTGCCCATCGGCTCCCGCGTCCCGCGCCTGGTCAGCGGCTACGGTGTCTCCTCCCTGGTCAAGACCCAGGACGGCACCATCCCCGACAGCGTCATCCGCACCCCCAACCGCTCCTTCGCCTGCGGCCTGCACGTCGTGCCGCGCGGCGACGGGCACGTCTACCTCGGCGCCACCAACGTCATCTCCGTGGAGCCGCGCGACACGGCCGAGATGCGTGACCTCGTCTTCCTCCTCCAGTGCGCCCACCGCCAGGTCCGCCGCAACCTCTGGAACAGCGACGTCGCCAAGGTGCAGGTCGGCAACCGCCCGGTGTCCATGGACGGCTCCCCGCTGCTCGGCCAGGGCGGCATGAAGGGCCTGTGGATCATGACCGGCACCTACCGCGACGGCCTGCACCTCTCCCCGCTCCTGGCCCAGGACTTCGCCGCCCGGATCCTGGGCGAGGAACCGCTGGCCGACCTGGACCGCTTCACGCCGCTGCGCCAGCCCCTGCCCACGGGCACCCGCGAGGAGATCGTGGACGTCCTCATCGACCACCAGATGGGCATCGGCTACGAGCAGGACTGGACGATTCCCGTCGAGTGGCACCAGTGGATCGAGATGGACCTGCGCCCGGCGACCCTGGCCTGGGCCAATGAGCTCGACCCGGAGTTCACCCCGCCGGCCGAGCTGCTGTTCGCCTCCCGTTTCGACCCCGAGCTGGTCAGCCTGCTGCGCAAGTACTACGCGACCTGCCGCGAGAACAGCTGA